The following are encoded in a window of Phycisphaerae bacterium genomic DNA:
- a CDS encoding proprotein convertase P-domain-containing protein, with amino-acid sequence MPSVIWDVNVVTFIHHTFPSDLDITLTSPAGTVITLSTDNGGNNDNVFSETLWDDQAGEDSPPGPVGDATYADGVAELTVAPEEPLNALAGQDPNGTWTLTIADDAAPDIGSLCGWSLLISAVSAPPTVAGTSSFSQLAAFAIPDNNPAGVSSALDVDGLTGTICSARVNTSITHTFPGHIDMTLTSPAGTVITLSTDNGGTSDDAFNGTWWQDNAGATNPPGPANDNAPAPGVTETPLAPEEAFAALIGENPNGMWTLTVADDSAGDTGTLQNWTLEITTCTAPDGDSDNVGDACDNCPNDPNPGREDEDLDGIGDACDPFPSASGNDRFGHRFIDSNALNGPPFQFVDISNTGTQITPFSNTTVAGPLAIGFPFSFYGANFSNAFLDDDGWLHLGDAAPASDQTNDCPLPSTDGINNMIAGLWDALDPIDAIPNGSAFHQSFPAGSCPYNDYPGACFIVEWLNTYRETLADSVTFEFILLDNSDILVQILDAGNEMGRSSTTGIENLLEDDGLTYDPDGGGGLKCNVTGHLADNLAIMFFVDPLDNDGVPGSLDNCPSTPNADQADSDGDGRGSACDNCPTVANDDQADPDGDGKGDVCDNCPGAFNADQADADGDGKADACDNCPDVFNADQADANSDGIGDACEVAPPPDAACGTCASGALPPALLSFSLMMCGRWRQRRR; translated from the coding sequence TTGCCGTCCGTCATCTGGGACGTGAATGTCGTGACCTTCATCCATCACACGTTTCCCAGCGACCTCGACATAACGCTGACGTCGCCTGCAGGAACCGTCATCACGCTTTCGACTGACAACGGGGGCAACAATGACAACGTCTTTAGCGAAACGCTCTGGGACGACCAGGCGGGCGAGGATAGCCCTCCGGGGCCGGTCGGCGACGCCACGTACGCGGACGGAGTCGCGGAACTCACGGTTGCGCCGGAGGAACCTCTAAATGCCCTCGCGGGCCAGGATCCCAACGGCACGTGGACGCTGACGATCGCCGACGACGCGGCTCCGGATATCGGCTCTTTGTGCGGTTGGTCGCTTCTGATCTCAGCGGTCTCGGCCCCGCCGACGGTTGCCGGTACCAGCTCGTTTTCGCAACTTGCGGCCTTCGCCATCCCTGACAATAACCCAGCGGGCGTGAGTTCCGCGCTCGATGTCGACGGACTGACGGGAACGATCTGTTCGGCGCGCGTCAATACCTCCATCACGCACACGTTTCCCGGCCATATTGACATGACGCTGACGTCGCCTGCCGGAACTGTCATCACCCTCAGCACGGACAATGGGGGGACAAGTGACGACGCCTTCAATGGGACGTGGTGGCAGGATAATGCGGGCGCGACCAATCCGCCGGGCCCCGCGAACGACAATGCTCCTGCGCCGGGTGTCACCGAGACTCCGCTGGCGCCGGAAGAGGCCTTCGCCGCACTGATCGGTGAAAACCCCAACGGAATGTGGACGCTGACCGTCGCCGACGACTCCGCGGGCGACACGGGAACCTTGCAAAACTGGACTTTGGAGATAACGACGTGCACGGCGCCCGACGGCGACAGCGACAACGTCGGAGACGCCTGCGACAACTGCCCGAACGATCCGAACCCGGGACGGGAGGACGAAGATCTAGATGGCATCGGCGATGCGTGCGATCCGTTTCCCAGCGCGAGCGGTAACGATCGCTTCGGTCATCGGTTCATTGACTCCAACGCGCTGAATGGACCCCCCTTCCAGTTCGTTGACATCAGTAACACGGGGACACAGATCACGCCATTTAGCAACACTACCGTCGCCGGGCCGCTGGCCATCGGCTTTCCGTTCAGTTTCTACGGGGCGAACTTCTCCAACGCATTTCTCGACGACGACGGCTGGCTGCACTTAGGCGACGCCGCCCCCGCCAGCGACCAGACCAATGACTGCCCTCTGCCCAGCACTGACGGTATCAACAACATGATCGCCGGCTTGTGGGATGCGCTCGATCCGATCGACGCGATTCCCAACGGCAGCGCCTTTCATCAGTCGTTCCCTGCCGGAAGCTGCCCTTACAACGACTACCCCGGGGCGTGTTTCATCGTCGAGTGGCTCAACACCTACCGCGAAACCCTTGCGGACAGCGTTACTTTTGAGTTTATCCTGCTCGATAACAGCGACATCCTCGTCCAGATTCTCGACGCGGGTAACGAGATGGGCAGAAGTTCAACGACGGGAATCGAAAACCTCCTCGAAGATGACGGTCTGACCTACGACCCGGACGGCGGCGGGGGGCTGAAGTGCAATGTTACGGGCCACCTCGCGGACAATCTGGCAATCATGTTCTTCGTCGATCCGCTGGATAACGACGGCGTCCCCGGCTCGCTCGACAATTGCCCGTCAACGCCCAATGCCGATCAGGCCGATTCCGACGGCGATGGGCGGGGCAGCGCCTGCGACAACTGTCCGACCGTGGCCAATGACGATCAGGCGGACCCGGACGGCGACGGCAAGGGCGATGTCTGCGACAACTGCCCTGGTGCATTCAACGCTGACCAGGCCGACGCCGACGGTGATGGGAAGGCGGACGCCTGCGACAACTGTCCGGACGTCTTCAACGCCGATCAGGCGGATGCGAACTCTGACGGCATCGGCGATGCCTGCGAAGTTGCTCCACCGCCCGACGCCGCCTGTGGAACTTGCGCGTCGGGTGCTCTGCCCCCCGCGCTGCTTAGCTTCTCGCTGATGATGTGTGGCCGCTGGCGGCAGCGTCGTAGGTAG
- a CDS encoding FG-GAP-like repeat-containing protein — MSHLIQSVGKHFPFRRTTLANVAVRPRTTCVLAAALCLAIVPAADGQCPSSFAPSVNYGVGNAPRCVAIGDLNSDGRLDLATANEGSGTISIRLGNGDGSFQSMNNYGVGNGPRFVAIADLNADGKPDLTSVNNASNNISVRLGNGDGTFQSFANYNVAGIPFATAVGDWNADGTPDHAVACNGGTNVSVLLGNGDGTFQAMVNYVAGNGSQSIASGDMNGDGIPDLAVANNFSSDVSILLGNGDGTFQAPVNFAVGNGPRSVAVGDVNGDGRLDLATANDGGGSNVSVLLGNGDGTFQAFVNYGAGGGARSVAMGDLNLDGRPDLAVANSGTANISVLRGIGDGTFQAAVNFNVGNSPFHVAIGDLNNDGQPDMVSANNGGSSVSVLINTSPSIGINPQPVSQFVAVGETVIFTVTATGTGPFTYQWRRNGVALTDGGPFSGAATDTLTVSSVTAAEVGSYDVHITGGCNGTIGVTSSPATLSVCVVPGDFNGDNSFDSADIQGIVDALLQG; from the coding sequence ATGAGCCACTTGATTCAATCTGTGGGCAAGCATTTCCCATTTCGGCGAACCACATTGGCCAATGTCGCGGTACGCCCCAGGACCACGTGCGTGCTAGCGGCCGCACTCTGTCTGGCGATTGTTCCCGCCGCCGACGGGCAATGTCCCTCGTCGTTTGCCCCGTCGGTCAACTACGGCGTGGGCAACGCGCCCCGGTGCGTGGCCATTGGCGACCTTAACAGCGACGGCCGGCTCGATCTGGCCACCGCGAATGAAGGCAGCGGCACTATTTCCATCCGGCTCGGCAATGGCGATGGATCGTTTCAGAGCATGAACAACTACGGTGTGGGCAACGGTCCACGATTCGTGGCGATCGCCGATCTGAACGCCGACGGCAAGCCCGACTTGACTTCGGTGAACAACGCCAGCAACAACATCTCGGTACGGCTGGGTAACGGCGATGGGACGTTTCAATCGTTTGCGAACTACAACGTCGCCGGAATCCCGTTTGCCACGGCGGTCGGCGATTGGAATGCGGATGGCACGCCGGACCATGCGGTCGCGTGCAATGGCGGCACGAATGTGTCGGTGCTTCTGGGGAACGGGGATGGCACGTTTCAGGCAATGGTCAACTACGTCGCGGGCAACGGTTCCCAATCGATTGCCAGCGGCGATATGAACGGTGACGGGATTCCCGACCTCGCCGTGGCGAATAACTTCAGCAGTGATGTCTCGATCCTTCTGGGCAATGGAGATGGCACGTTCCAGGCGCCCGTCAACTTCGCCGTAGGAAACGGTCCCCGATCGGTTGCAGTCGGCGACGTTAACGGTGACGGACGGCTCGATCTGGCGACGGCGAACGATGGCGGCGGCAGTAATGTCTCAGTGCTGTTGGGGAACGGTGACGGCACATTTCAGGCATTTGTCAACTACGGCGCGGGCGGCGGCGCCCGATCCGTGGCCATGGGCGATCTCAATCTCGACGGACGGCCTGACCTGGCGGTCGCCAATAGCGGCACCGCGAACATTTCCGTATTGCGGGGCATCGGCGATGGGACGTTTCAGGCGGCGGTCAACTTCAATGTCGGCAATAGCCCATTCCATGTGGCGATTGGCGACCTCAATAACGACGGCCAGCCCGACATGGTCTCAGCGAACAACGGCGGCAGTAGCGTCTCCGTGCTAATTAACACCAGCCCGTCGATCGGGATCAACCCCCAACCCGTCAGCCAATTCGTGGCCGTCGGCGAGACCGTGATCTTTACGGTGACGGCGACGGGAACGGGGCCATTCACATACCAATGGCGGCGGAACGGCGTGGCGCTGACCGACGGCGGCCCTTTCAGCGGCGCGGCCACCGACACCCTGACGGTGAGCAGCGTCACGGCGGCCGAGGTCGGTTCGTACGACGTGCATATCACGGGCGGTTGCAACGGCACGATCGGCGTGACAAGCAGCCCGGCGACACTCTCGGTGTGCGTCGTCCCTGGCGATTTCAACGGCGACAACAGCTTCGACAGCGCGGACATTCAGGGAATCGTGGACGCGCTGCTTCAAGGTTAG
- the dnaB gene encoding replicative DNA helicase — translation MTRIAPPPTPALNRPTPGVRTTDPAAAGKLPPQDLEAEISLLGSMLLDRDSIGLVLQIIPRDQSGRFYRADHRLLFETLIDLYDVNKPIDLIVLEDELRKRGLLEEVGGRDYLVDLCESVPSAANSEYYARIVRDKGLLRDLIQCSHTILQSAYDDQEEASHILDAAEKHLFEVTEQRVSNQAVAIRDFLDETMRQIETLQEGALTGVATGFTELDSMLGGMQHGDFVVIAARPSMGKTALGLSMLEYIGIVESLPAAFFSMEMSKLQIAQRMLCSHAQLDLKRLRHGKLSEAEKTKLKLICGNMRNYKLFIDDTPGMSVMELRAKARRLKMLHDIKVVFVDYLQLMFDRASKENRQQEISAISRGLKSLARELNIPVVALAQLNRQVEGREGNRPRMSDLRESGAIEQDADVVILLHREEYYLHKKKNASAEFSEQYNKVKGKAELIVAKQRNGPTGDVELHFNPEFTRFDNAAPAYLDDGGAYTSQSYDAIPDVGPMGGPEDEGAPF, via the coding sequence ATGACCAGAATCGCACCGCCGCCGACGCCAGCGCTCAACCGACCGACGCCGGGAGTTCGAACAACTGATCCCGCCGCCGCGGGCAAGCTCCCGCCGCAGGACCTGGAGGCGGAGATCAGCCTCCTGGGCTCGATGCTGCTCGATCGGGACTCGATCGGCCTGGTCCTGCAGATCATCCCGCGGGATCAGTCGGGCCGCTTCTACCGCGCGGACCATCGCCTGCTCTTCGAGACGCTGATCGACCTGTACGACGTCAACAAGCCGATCGATCTGATCGTTTTGGAGGACGAGCTGCGCAAGCGCGGCCTCCTCGAAGAGGTCGGCGGCCGCGACTATCTCGTCGATCTGTGTGAATCGGTACCCAGCGCGGCAAACAGCGAATACTACGCCCGGATCGTGCGCGATAAGGGCCTGTTGCGAGATCTGATTCAATGCAGCCACACGATCCTGCAATCCGCCTACGACGACCAGGAGGAGGCGTCGCACATCCTCGACGCGGCGGAGAAGCACCTGTTCGAAGTGACCGAGCAGCGCGTCTCCAACCAGGCCGTGGCGATCCGCGATTTTCTCGACGAGACGATGCGGCAGATCGAGACCTTGCAGGAAGGCGCCCTGACCGGAGTGGCGACAGGATTCACCGAGCTCGATTCAATGCTCGGGGGAATGCAGCACGGGGATTTCGTCGTCATCGCGGCGCGGCCGAGCATGGGCAAGACGGCGCTGGGACTGTCGATGCTGGAGTACATCGGGATCGTCGAGAGCCTCCCCGCCGCGTTCTTCTCGATGGAAATGAGCAAGCTCCAGATCGCCCAGCGCATGCTCTGCTCGCACGCCCAGCTTGACTTGAAACGGCTGCGGCACGGCAAGCTGAGCGAGGCGGAAAAAACCAAGCTCAAGCTTATCTGCGGCAACATGCGCAACTACAAGCTGTTCATCGACGATACGCCGGGAATGAGCGTCATGGAGCTGCGGGCCAAGGCCCGGCGGCTCAAGATGCTCCACGACATCAAGGTCGTCTTCGTCGACTACCTGCAATTGATGTTCGACCGGGCGTCGAAGGAGAACCGCCAGCAGGAGATCTCGGCGATCAGCAGGGGGCTCAAGTCCCTGGCCCGCGAGTTAAACATCCCCGTGGTGGCGTTGGCCCAGCTCAATCGCCAGGTGGAGGGCCGCGAGGGCAACCGCCCGCGGATGAGCGATCTGCGCGAAAGCGGGGCGATCGAGCAGGATGCGGACGTGGTGATCCTGCTCCACCGCGAAGAATACTATCTTCACAAGAAGAAGAACGCCTCGGCGGAGTTCTCCGAGCAGTACAACAAAGTGAAAGGCAAGGCGGAATTGATCGTCGCCAAGCAGCGCAACGGCCCGACCGGCGACGTCGAGCTGCACTTCAACCCCGAGTTCACGCGCTTCGACAACGCCGCGCCGGCCTATCTCGACGACGGCGGCGCCTATACGAGCCAATCCTACGACGCGATACCCGATGTCGGCCCGATGGGGGGTCCGGAAGACGAAGGCGCGCCGTTCTGA
- the rplI gene encoding 50S ribosomal protein L9, with translation MKLLLRKDIDKLGLCGDIVEVSSGYARNYLLPHHLALEPTSANLKSIEEDKKVAAQERERIKTLLKQTADRLAGAEVTISAACTPDGHLYGSVGPREISHALMQEGHSVHADQIKMSHNLKEVGAVEVPVVLSDDIRASVKVWVVAEKTLGEGEEEGSRTEDKDDQNRTAADASAQPTDAGSSNN, from the coding sequence ATGAAACTGCTCTTACGAAAAGACATCGACAAGCTGGGTCTCTGCGGCGACATCGTCGAGGTGTCGTCCGGATACGCCCGCAACTACCTCCTGCCGCACCATCTGGCCCTCGAACCGACTTCGGCAAACCTCAAGTCGATCGAGGAAGACAAGAAAGTTGCGGCGCAGGAGCGCGAACGCATCAAGACGCTGCTCAAGCAGACCGCCGACCGGCTGGCCGGCGCGGAAGTGACGATCAGCGCCGCCTGCACGCCCGACGGCCACCTGTACGGCTCGGTCGGCCCGCGGGAAATCTCCCACGCGCTCATGCAGGAGGGCCACAGCGTTCACGCCGACCAGATCAAGATGTCGCACAACCTCAAGGAAGTCGGGGCGGTCGAAGTCCCGGTGGTCCTGTCGGATGATATTCGGGCATCGGTAAAGGTGTGGGTCGTCGCCGAAAAGACCCTCGGCGAGGGCGAAGAAGAAGGATCGCGAACGGAGGACAAGGATGACCAGAATCGCACCGCCGCCGACGCCAGCGCTCAACCGACCGACGCCGGGAGTTCGAACAACTGA
- the rpsR gene encoding 30S ribosomal protein S18 → MSGFGFGFRKKDKKFDKKKQQKRLRTREVAKCRFCREKIDEIDYKDLASLQKLVSNQGKHFSRKRSGNCAHHQRSSCRAIKRARFIGLMPFCG, encoded by the coding sequence ATGTCAGGATTCGGATTTGGATTTCGGAAGAAGGACAAGAAATTCGACAAGAAAAAGCAGCAGAAGCGCCTGCGCACCCGCGAGGTTGCCAAGTGCCGCTTCTGCCGTGAAAAGATCGACGAGATCGACTACAAGGATCTCGCGTCGTTGCAGAAATTGGTCAGCAACCAGGGCAAACATTTTTCGCGCAAGCGCAGCGGAAACTGTGCGCACCATCAGCGCTCCAGTTGCCGGGCGATTAAGCGGGCGCGGTTTATCGGCTTGATGCCGTTTTGCGGATAG
- the ssb gene encoding single-stranded DNA-binding protein — protein sequence MANFNKVILAGNLTRDPQLSYLPSNTPVCEFGMAINRKWKGQDGQSREDVCFVDMRAYGRQAETLNQYMNKGKPLMVEGRLKYDQWQGKEGEKRSKLYVVVENFQFIGAPSGGQRGPGGPPPGRPAEPARGGGMDEMPPVEEVAPAGEDIPF from the coding sequence ATGGCGAATTTCAATAAGGTGATCCTGGCGGGCAATTTGACGCGCGATCCGCAGCTCTCGTACCTGCCGAGCAATACACCGGTCTGCGAATTCGGCATGGCCATCAATCGAAAATGGAAAGGCCAGGATGGGCAATCGCGCGAAGATGTTTGTTTCGTCGACATGCGTGCGTATGGAAGGCAGGCTGAGACGCTGAACCAGTATATGAACAAGGGAAAGCCGTTGATGGTCGAGGGTCGTCTCAAGTACGACCAATGGCAAGGCAAGGAAGGGGAAAAAAGAAGCAAGCTCTACGTGGTCGTGGAGAATTTTCAATTCATCGGCGCCCCCTCCGGGGGGCAGCGCGGACCCGGCGGACCTCCGCCCGGGCGCCCTGCCGAGCCGGCGAGGGGTGGCGGTATGGATGAGATGCCGCCGGTTGAGGAAGTGGCGCCTGCGGGCGAGGATATTCCGTTCTAA